A section of the Sedimentisphaera cyanobacteriorum genome encodes:
- the atpD gene encoding F0F1 ATP synthase subunit beta — MNTGKVTQVIGSTFDAEFDVNSIPGVYSALEVNFECNETKYRLIGEVQQHLGGGKVRAIALGSTLGLKRGEQVIDTGKPVTVPVGEETLGRVFNLLGEPVDGLEKLESAQRHSIHRKPPEFTDLSAKSEMFETGIKVVDLLCPFVKGGKTGLFGGAGVGKTVLIQELIARIATKHGGYSVFAGVGERTREGNDLWREMKETKIGSSDKSVLDQTCLVFGQMNEPPGARLRVALSAMTMAENLCELGGGDTLLFIDNIFRFSQAGSEVSALLGRIPSAVGYQPNLATEMGQLQERIASTSNGAITSVQAVYVPADDLTDPAPSTTFTHLDSSVVLKRAISEKGIYPAVDPLESSSRILDENIVGKEHYKTAQKVLEFLQRYNDLQDIIAILGVDELSREDQQVVSRARRLERFFSQPFMVTVQFTGMEGKYVTSEQTVESCKQICSGKWDHLPEQAFMYVGDVEDAAEKAKGM, encoded by the coding sequence ATGAATACAGGAAAAGTTACTCAGGTTATCGGAAGCACATTTGATGCTGAGTTTGATGTAAACAGCATCCCGGGGGTTTACAGTGCCCTTGAGGTAAATTTTGAATGCAATGAAACAAAGTACAGGCTGATAGGCGAAGTTCAGCAGCACCTCGGCGGCGGGAAAGTACGTGCGATAGCCCTTGGTTCAACACTCGGTCTCAAACGCGGCGAGCAGGTGATAGATACGGGCAAGCCGGTTACAGTACCCGTGGGCGAAGAGACACTCGGAAGGGTATTTAATCTGCTGGGCGAACCGGTGGACGGGCTTGAAAAGCTCGAATCAGCCCAGAGACACTCAATACACAGAAAGCCGCCTGAATTTACTGATCTGTCCGCAAAGAGCGAGATGTTTGAAACGGGGATCAAGGTGGTAGATCTTCTCTGTCCGTTCGTTAAAGGCGGAAAAACCGGCCTTTTCGGCGGTGCAGGCGTTGGTAAAACCGTTCTGATACAGGAGCTGATAGCCCGAATCGCCACAAAACACGGCGGATATTCAGTATTTGCAGGTGTAGGCGAGAGAACAAGAGAAGGCAACGACCTCTGGCGTGAGATGAAGGAAACGAAGATCGGCAGCAGCGATAAGAGCGTGCTCGATCAGACATGCCTAGTTTTCGGGCAGATGAACGAACCTCCCGGGGCGAGGCTGAGAGTAGCCCTGAGCGCTATGACAATGGCGGAGAATCTCTGCGAGCTGGGCGGCGGCGACACGCTGCTGTTTATCGATAATATATTCCGTTTCTCGCAGGCAGGTTCGGAGGTATCGGCTCTGCTTGGCAGAATCCCTTCAGCTGTTGGCTATCAGCCGAACCTCGCAACAGAAATGGGACAGCTCCAGGAACGCATCGCCTCAACATCAAACGGGGCAATTACATCTGTGCAGGCTGTTTATGTGCCTGCGGACGATCTAACAGACCCCGCCCCCTCTACCACTTTCACGCACCTTGATTCATCAGTTGTGCTGAAAAGGGCGATTTCAGAAAAGGGGATTTATCCCGCTGTTGACCCGCTCGAGAGCTCCTCTCGAATACTCGATGAGAATATCGTGGGCAAAGAGCATTACAAAACCGCTCAGAAGGTGCTTGAGTTCCTCCAGCGATACAACGACCTTCAGGATATCATCGCTATTCTCGGTGTGGATGAGCTCAGCAGGGAAGACCAGCAGGTGGTTTCGAGGGCAAGGAGGCTCGAAAGATTCTTCTCCCAGCCGTTTATGGTTACCGTGCAGTTTACAGGCATGGAGGGCAAATACGTAACCTCTGAGCAGACCGTGGAAAGCTGCAAGCAGATATGCTCAGGTAAATGGGACCACCTCCCCGAACAGGCGTTTATGTATGTGGGGGATGTTGAAGATGCAGCTGAAAAGGCGAAGGGGATGTAA
- a CDS encoding F0F1 ATP synthase subunit epsilon → MPALSRFKCVLQTRKRTLLECMANSVVVPGSQGQMGIMRGHCPMLCEIGLGIMTAKGLSDFDYNPLEDRHFLLDGGFVRIADNNVAVIAYDVTGFDEIPMEKVDQMVEKAKNLLEGDKFTRQIRGHEIKKAEMILRLAELAKYSSAGANSSKQPGSQ, encoded by the coding sequence ATGCCTGCACTCTCGAGATTCAAATGCGTTCTACAAACGAGAAAAAGAACCCTGCTGGAATGTATGGCTAATTCTGTAGTCGTGCCTGGGTCTCAGGGGCAGATGGGTATAATGCGCGGGCACTGCCCGATGCTCTGCGAAATAGGCCTTGGGATTATGACAGCCAAAGGGCTGTCGGATTTCGATTACAACCCGCTTGAAGACCGCCACTTCCTGCTGGACGGCGGTTTCGTTCGGATTGCTGATAACAACGTAGCGGTAATAGCTTACGATGTAACAGGTTTCGATGAGATACCGATGGAGAAGGTTGATCAGATGGTGGAAAAGGCGAAAAATCTGCTCGAGGGCGATAAGTTTACTCGGCAGATAAGAGGCCATGAAATCAAAAAAGCCGAGATGATCCTTCGCCTAGCAGAGCTTGCAAAATACAGCTCAGCCGGGGCAAATTCCTCCAAGCAGCCGGGTTCTCAATAA
- a CDS encoding PEP-CTERM sorting domain-containing protein, whose amino-acid sequence MKNKFITVVILTSLVCMPAIGQMELRIDLGNSSDDPAEAGWNTLSLAQLDAGAGLIDFNTELSTGVSVSGSGFDYKQAGGWDNSTIDWVDQAVAEDFVYSINSSSQIDFDGLHSEKVYQVEVLSSWISQYSVSGITVQGEYADENYNSDATQQELESWCAQQAYNDSDWLVWEAVSPEQNGMISAEFTVDSQAGAFYSNANAIRITEIPEPASMIMLGAGGIGMLVRRRKRN is encoded by the coding sequence ATGAAAAACAAATTTATTACAGTTGTTATTCTGACCTCGCTGGTTTGTATGCCGGCAATAGGCCAGATGGAGCTCAGGATTGATCTCGGCAACAGCTCAGATGACCCAGCCGAAGCAGGCTGGAACACTCTAAGCCTCGCTCAGCTTGACGCCGGCGCAGGGCTGATTGATTTCAACACAGAGCTCAGCACAGGAGTTTCTGTTTCCGGCAGCGGCTTCGATTACAAGCAGGCCGGCGGCTGGGACAACAGCACAATTGACTGGGTTGATCAGGCGGTAGCAGAGGATTTTGTGTATTCAATAAACAGCTCCTCACAGATTGATTTCGATGGCCTCCACAGCGAGAAGGTGTATCAGGTGGAAGTGCTTTCATCCTGGATTTCCCAGTATTCAGTTTCCGGGATTACTGTGCAGGGCGAATACGCAGACGAAAACTATAACTCCGACGCTACTCAGCAGGAGCTGGAAAGCTGGTGCGCCCAGCAGGCATACAATGATTCAGACTGGCTTGTATGGGAGGCTGTATCACCAGAGCAGAACGGCATGATTTCTGCTGAGTTTACGGTCGACTCCCAAGCAGGGGCGTTCTATTCTAATGCCAATGCAATAAGGATTACAGAAATTCCAGAGCCGGCCTCTATGATTATGCTCGGTGCTGGCGGAATTGGGATGCTTGTAAGAAGAAGAAAACGTAATTAA
- a CDS encoding LamG-like jellyroll fold domain-containing protein: MKKYAFMILALVIIVSGAFALNWTGDNTDENREALWNDPANWGGSLPTINDVLWINNNAPVNIIVEDGVDAVCSKLLLSNGDGPFIAEVESGASLTVNEYGWAGRYGSGNGLIVNGGEVNFMGTATDSGNVFQVGYKGAVTGNFLEINGGHTFINGNVRCAEWGAATAAITMTGGELGVNGDFYGQSGVMTTNISGGHIDVQGSFWIKQWSGQGDTAEANFTGGLTEAYDFQLSPNNANVNTTVNGGYLRGSDTFMITTEGDCTLDLLSGVIDATIFRYDEAVDNTLTTSLGEGIIYADRFGYDAEEYPNYDAELTDDYSDVVGDIVDGDIAPGASGDDVYFAYYPESAEGRSDDFYVLSGKEPAAAQAVSPYDEQKYVSTAMTTVQWSNAPAVSPVGASGEAVTVDTSSQNANVISYEVYLGTDKMAVATDTGSGSSTYQGNVMGSTELDISSVTLEDDTVYFWRIDSVMSDSSVVKGRLNKFVTGTEPAGELAYHWKFDGSTTDEVQSAAAAPFGGGAPQFVDGFDGQAYKFAPDFSDPENPLYNFLTVGGTADNNLFRFGYTVTAWVNKLPGNWSAVFQKQDRVEGEPWKGWVCSLNGSDVPVTAARDYGEITAETAVNDGEWHFVAWSYDSVKNQIAVYVDGQIENKAQVSDSYADPSESNFFIGAAITDGEPASLFTGKLDDLRIYIGAMDVVEVAQMYTEAKPGETICLGPVGPMDFNDDCQVNLEDYAMMAMDWQLCNLIPVEDCE, from the coding sequence ATGAAAAAATATGCATTTATGATACTTGCCTTAGTAATCATCGTTTCCGGTGCGTTTGCGCTTAATTGGACAGGCGATAATACCGATGAGAACCGCGAAGCACTCTGGAACGACCCAGCCAACTGGGGCGGCAGTTTGCCGACTATTAATGATGTTCTATGGATAAATAACAACGCACCAGTAAACATTATTGTTGAAGACGGTGTTGATGCGGTTTGCAGCAAGCTGTTATTGAGCAATGGCGATGGACCTTTTATTGCAGAGGTTGAAAGCGGCGCATCTCTTACCGTAAATGAGTACGGTTGGGCTGGCAGATACGGCAGTGGCAATGGCCTCATAGTAAACGGCGGCGAAGTGAACTTTATGGGAACAGCTACTGATTCCGGAAATGTCTTCCAAGTTGGTTACAAAGGAGCCGTAACCGGCAATTTCCTCGAAATTAACGGCGGACATACTTTTATTAACGGAAACGTTAGATGCGCAGAATGGGGGGCAGCTACTGCTGCAATTACTATGACCGGCGGAGAGCTGGGAGTGAATGGAGACTTCTACGGTCAGTCCGGCGTTATGACAACAAATATCAGCGGCGGCCATATTGATGTTCAAGGCTCTTTCTGGATAAAACAATGGAGCGGGCAAGGCGATACAGCCGAAGCCAATTTCACCGGCGGGTTAACCGAGGCATACGACTTTCAGCTCTCACCGAACAATGCAAATGTGAACACCACTGTTAACGGCGGTTATCTTCGCGGGTCCGATACATTTATGATAACTACAGAAGGCGACTGCACCCTTGATCTTCTGAGCGGCGTTATAGACGCCACTATCTTCAGATATGATGAGGCTGTAGATAACACTCTAACGACTTCGCTCGGCGAAGGGATTATCTATGCAGACCGCTTCGGCTACGATGCAGAAGAATATCCGAACTACGATGCTGAGCTCACCGATGACTACAGCGATGTAGTTGGCGATATCGTTGATGGCGACATTGCCCCGGGCGCTTCCGGAGATGATGTTTACTTTGCCTACTACCCCGAGAGCGCAGAAGGCAGGAGCGATGATTTCTACGTACTCAGCGGCAAGGAGCCGGCAGCTGCTCAGGCTGTTTCGCCTTACGACGAGCAGAAGTACGTAAGCACCGCTATGACTACTGTTCAGTGGTCTAATGCACCTGCGGTATCTCCGGTTGGTGCGAGCGGCGAAGCCGTTACTGTTGACACCTCATCTCAAAATGCAAACGTTATCAGCTATGAGGTTTACCTCGGAACTGACAAGATGGCAGTTGCAACAGATACCGGCTCAGGCTCATCTACCTATCAGGGCAACGTTATGGGCTCTACAGAGCTCGATATCAGCTCAGTTACTCTCGAAGATGATACAGTTTACTTCTGGAGAATCGACAGCGTTATGTCCGACAGCTCTGTGGTTAAAGGCAGGCTCAACAAGTTTGTTACAGGCACCGAGCCTGCAGGCGAGCTCGCTTACCACTGGAAGTTTGACGGTTCAACCACAGACGAGGTTCAAAGTGCAGCAGCAGCCCCGTTCGGCGGAGGTGCTCCTCAGTTTGTTGACGGCTTCGACGGACAGGCATACAAATTCGCCCCGGACTTCTCAGACCCTGAAAACCCGCTCTACAACTTCCTGACTGTTGGCGGAACTGCAGATAATAACCTGTTCAGATTCGGATACACCGTTACTGCTTGGGTTAATAAGCTCCCGGGCAACTGGAGCGCTGTTTTCCAGAAGCAGGACAGAGTTGAAGGCGAGCCTTGGAAGGGCTGGGTATGCTCTCTGAACGGCTCTGATGTGCCGGTAACAGCTGCGAGAGATTATGGCGAGATTACCGCAGAGACAGCCGTTAATGACGGAGAATGGCACTTCGTTGCTTGGTCATACGATTCCGTTAAGAATCAGATTGCTGTTTATGTTGACGGTCAGATTGAGAATAAGGCTCAGGTAAGCGACAGCTATGCCGACCCTTCAGAGTCTAACTTCTTCATAGGTGCTGCAATCACTGACGGCGAACCCGCATCTCTGTTCACAGGTAAGCTTGATGACCTGAGGATCTACATTGGGGCCATGGATGTTGTGGAAGTGGCTCAGATGTACACCGAAGCCAAGCCGGGAGAGACTATTTGTCTCGGCCCTGTAGGCCCGATGGATTTCAACGACGACTGTCAGGTGAATCTTGAGGACTATGCCATGATGGCTATGGACTGGCAGCTCTGCAACCTGATACCGGTTGAAGACTGCGAATAA
- a CDS encoding LamG-like jellyroll fold domain-containing protein, translating into MKKYLFVLLMALFAAGPAWADNVNGPGNLDWDSPLTWGSGTVPGIGTNIWYNVGDDNQTTIYVRDGVDAVCNHLYFSNGTHVNEEVVVYEGGTLTIDNYSWLGRWGNETGNNYNHDLKIFGGEVTINNAAGETYGLRAPEPDKGGSYGNDLIIDGGSLEILNGGGMIFGNDAKSLKEALDVVISSISVTNGYIDTEGPIYCEEGNGSISVNYGYIKSGGRFTFDDQETNSPATVDVTYGLLQGSPVEFSGNGASAVNLNSGYIVSEGELLTTNYGSSSANLNGGMLWSKGGMDLLNSSQNSFSIDEGFMVVDALTEAQELILGSCVAEGYISASDGVSDVYFVEYPETSAGAEDGFHAVSVVEPSFALPDTVEDGQTGVSIDGSLTWQTGREIGAASTDGSLITASYDTANPDITNHTLYLSESFEMLAACEPNDASTGEVDTGIVQGTFPASTTSYSLDGAVERDKTYYWRVDETLSTGEIIPGKIYSFETEKSFPSFVEGEELEDVWVDAGTDVDFTVSVDSISPETYQWYKDGAELTGETSATLSLPAVTLADEAVYMCEVTNAAGTVSQEAMLTVKRQVLDLPFDGSLAELASGYDAFVSGNEGETGSASYDTGKIGQAYDFQRVDTAGDPNNAQFVYNGLELADSNDLNFYKYGYTINYWVKADSVVPYEQDVTGTWQTIFGKEWRFDGEGEGSGRFGFVNQIYSYELFHLRRDTSASISAGIDDLYDNWHMVTFVFDGDPFADDPEDPQSEPVKHAYTYIDGELVGTDTEPADEYTETHPIPFVLGQEIHLNSNDEFDRNYTSQFFGALDEFEAWNYPMSKQEIAQMYVDIEGGNICTDPLEYDFDDDCKVGLSDLAVFAADWMRCNLVPLCE; encoded by the coding sequence ATGAAAAAGTACTTATTTGTTTTGTTAATGGCCTTGTTTGCGGCTGGGCCGGCTTGGGCGGACAACGTAAACGGCCCGGGCAATCTTGATTGGGACTCTCCTCTAACCTGGGGCAGCGGCACAGTCCCGGGTATCGGTACCAATATTTGGTACAATGTGGGCGACGATAATCAAACCACCATTTACGTTAGAGACGGCGTCGATGCGGTTTGTAATCATCTTTACTTCTCTAACGGGACGCACGTCAATGAAGAGGTTGTCGTTTACGAAGGCGGCACGCTCACTATAGACAACTACAGCTGGCTTGGCAGATGGGGTAATGAAACAGGAAACAACTACAACCACGATCTCAAGATTTTCGGCGGCGAGGTAACCATAAACAATGCTGCCGGAGAAACCTACGGTCTTCGTGCTCCCGAGCCGGATAAAGGCGGAAGCTACGGTAATGATTTAATTATTGATGGCGGTTCACTTGAAATCCTCAACGGCGGGGGCATGATCTTCGGAAACGACGCTAAGAGCCTCAAGGAGGCATTGGATGTTGTTATTTCGTCAATTTCTGTAACCAACGGCTATATTGATACTGAAGGCCCGATTTACTGCGAAGAAGGCAACGGCTCAATCTCAGTGAACTACGGCTATATCAAATCAGGCGGCAGATTTACATTCGACGATCAGGAAACCAACTCACCTGCGACAGTTGACGTTACCTACGGCCTTCTTCAGGGCAGTCCCGTTGAATTCAGCGGAAACGGCGCTTCTGCAGTGAATCTCAACAGCGGATATATTGTCTCCGAAGGCGAATTGCTCACTACAAACTACGGAAGCTCTTCCGCTAACTTAAACGGCGGTATGCTTTGGTCTAAAGGCGGTATGGATTTGCTCAATTCAAGCCAGAACTCTTTCAGCATTGACGAGGGCTTTATGGTTGTCGATGCTCTCACAGAGGCCCAAGAGCTTATTCTCGGCAGCTGCGTTGCAGAGGGCTACATCTCTGCATCAGACGGCGTGAGTGATGTTTACTTTGTTGAATATCCAGAAACATCAGCAGGCGCAGAAGACGGCTTCCATGCTGTTTCAGTTGTAGAGCCCAGCTTCGCCCTTCCCGATACAGTAGAAGACGGGCAGACCGGCGTTTCAATTGACGGCTCTCTCACATGGCAGACAGGACGCGAGATCGGAGCAGCCTCTACAGACGGCTCTTTGATTACCGCTTCCTACGATACTGCAAATCCGGACATCACAAATCATACGCTCTACCTCTCAGAGTCATTCGAGATGCTTGCTGCCTGCGAGCCGAACGATGCCTCTACAGGCGAGGTTGATACTGGTATCGTGCAGGGAACTTTCCCAGCTTCTACAACGAGCTATTCTCTTGACGGCGCTGTAGAGAGAGACAAAACCTACTACTGGAGAGTTGATGAAACGCTCAGCACAGGCGAGATTATACCCGGCAAGATCTACTCATTCGAAACTGAGAAAAGCTTCCCGTCTTTCGTTGAAGGCGAAGAGCTTGAAGACGTATGGGTTGATGCAGGAACAGACGTAGACTTTACTGTTTCTGTGGACTCTATATCTCCCGAAACTTATCAGTGGTATAAAGACGGCGCAGAGCTTACAGGCGAAACCTCAGCAACTCTCTCTCTGCCGGCAGTTACTTTGGCAGATGAAGCAGTTTATATGTGCGAGGTTACAAACGCAGCGGGAACTGTTTCTCAGGAGGCAATGCTTACTGTGAAGCGTCAGGTTCTTGACCTGCCGTTCGATGGAAGCCTTGCAGAGCTTGCAAGCGGATACGATGCATTTGTCAGCGGCAATGAAGGCGAAACCGGAAGCGCATCCTACGATACAGGGAAAATCGGTCAGGCATACGACTTCCAGAGGGTTGACACGGCCGGCGATCCAAACAATGCGCAGTTTGTTTACAACGGCCTTGAGCTTGCAGACAGCAACGATTTGAACTTCTACAAATACGGCTATACCATCAACTACTGGGTTAAGGCTGATTCTGTTGTGCCTTACGAGCAGGATGTAACCGGCACGTGGCAGACAATTTTCGGCAAGGAATGGAGATTCGACGGCGAGGGCGAAGGCTCAGGAAGATTCGGCTTTGTTAATCAAATCTATTCTTACGAATTATTCCACCTGAGAAGAGATACATCAGCGTCGATTTCTGCAGGTATTGATGATCTCTACGACAACTGGCACATGGTTACGTTCGTTTTCGACGGAGACCCGTTCGCAGATGACCCTGAGGATCCTCAAAGCGAGCCGGTGAAGCACGCTTATACATACATTGACGGTGAGCTGGTCGGCACAGATACCGAACCGGCCGATGAATACACCGAGACCCATCCAATTCCGTTTGTACTCGGCCAGGAGATTCATCTAAACTCCAATGATGAATTCGACAGAAACTACACTAGCCAGTTCTTCGGCGCCCTTGATGAATTCGAGGCTTGGAACTATCCAATGAGCAAGCAGGAGATAGCTCAGATGTACGTTGATATTGAGGGCGGAAATATCTGTACAGACCCGCTCGAATACGACTTCGACGACGACTGCAAAGTCGGCCTGAGCGATCTGGCTGTATTTGCTGCGGACTGGATGAGATGTAACCTCGTACCGCTGTGCGAATAA
- a CDS encoding tagaturonate epimerase family protein → MELEKYSFGVGDRFGCQGKWQLKAIMQAKEAGLDIVPVWNKSHREHKAVGSRPEDVRLEADQSVQALGWQGAYHVDADHINLSNVSEFIGFSDFFTLDIGDYIGTAPAGQDKDKFTAEAFEYAGKLKIPGIEEEYQVSPEQIEIIADKYLFAVREAGKIYRTIEKAKGNGSFITEVSMDETESPQTPAELFFILLMISREGIPAQTIAPKFTGRFKKGVDYVGDPADFEKEFNQDIAVVQFAAEEFKLPRNIKLSVHSGSDKFSIYKPINRALKKFNAGVHVKTAGTTWLEELIGLAEAGGGGLEIAKRIYKESLERFDELTAPYWSVIDISKDRLPSAEEIQVWSSEKFADAIRHEPDSKDFNPDMRQLLHVGYKIAAEMGEEYPQALNKYESSISKNVTNNIYNRHILPLFG, encoded by the coding sequence ATGGAATTAGAGAAATACTCATTCGGTGTTGGAGATCGCTTCGGCTGTCAGGGGAAATGGCAGCTCAAAGCGATAATGCAGGCTAAAGAGGCGGGGCTGGATATTGTGCCGGTGTGGAATAAATCACACCGCGAGCACAAGGCAGTCGGCAGCCGTCCGGAGGATGTAAGGCTCGAGGCAGACCAAAGCGTGCAGGCGCTCGGCTGGCAGGGGGCTTATCACGTAGATGCAGACCATATCAATCTGAGCAATGTATCGGAATTTATAGGCTTCAGCGATTTCTTCACGCTTGATATCGGAGACTATATCGGAACTGCACCGGCAGGGCAGGATAAGGATAAATTCACCGCTGAAGCATTTGAGTATGCCGGCAAACTGAAAATTCCGGGCATTGAAGAGGAATATCAAGTTTCACCTGAGCAGATAGAAATCATTGCAGACAAGTATCTCTTTGCGGTTAGGGAAGCGGGGAAAATCTACCGCACAATCGAGAAGGCCAAGGGCAATGGCAGCTTTATCACCGAGGTTTCCATGGATGAAACCGAATCCCCGCAAACCCCCGCAGAGCTGTTTTTCATACTGCTTATGATATCCCGGGAGGGCATTCCGGCGCAAACCATCGCCCCGAAATTTACCGGACGCTTCAAAAAAGGCGTTGATTACGTGGGGGACCCTGCAGACTTTGAGAAAGAATTCAATCAGGATATAGCCGTAGTTCAGTTTGCCGCTGAGGAATTTAAACTGCCGAGAAATATCAAGCTCAGCGTGCATTCGGGCAGTGATAAATTTTCGATTTATAAACCAATCAACAGGGCGTTAAAGAAATTTAATGCAGGCGTGCACGTTAAAACTGCCGGCACAACCTGGCTTGAAGAGCTTATTGGCCTTGCGGAAGCCGGCGGAGGCGGCCTTGAAATTGCAAAACGCATCTACAAGGAGTCTCTGGAGAGATTCGATGAGCTTACTGCCCCGTACTGGTCTGTAATCGATATAAGCAAAGATCGCCTGCCTTCTGCAGAAGAGATTCAAGTCTGGAGCTCTGAGAAATTTGCTGATGCTATCCGCCATGAACCTGATTCAAAAGATTTCAATCCGGATATGAGGCAATTGCTCCATGTGGGCTATAAGATTGCTGCTGAGATGGGAGAGGAATACCCTCAAGCCTTGAATAAGTATGAAAGCAGCATTTCGAAAAATGTAACGAACAATATTTACAACAGGCATATATTGCCGCTGTTTGGCTGA